In Uranotaenia lowii strain MFRU-FL chromosome 2, ASM2978415v1, whole genome shotgun sequence, one genomic interval encodes:
- the LOC129744830 gene encoding nuclear hormone receptor FTZ-F1 beta-like encodes MTSTESRGNVSVTTINCENDGNFNPGGSSSSSSISSNSSSNSNSSNNTPSATGGGNGSGGAIFGNVGIRITVPKMEESDESDTELSNIEKTAKVSMREDRGKGLPRPMSWEGELSESEAMIIDNENSSSGIPKSEPLVVTKEEPSGPGITEPLALTANHSSSGSPIPNRSIKPEVDIPLITSNHSSVSSSYINSIPTSNSSSSSINSKKLPDIINLKYEHGVADNPPVAHSPLLVRSKTTLLPANPSPDSAIHSVYTHSSPSQSPLTSRHAPYTPSLSRNNSDASHSSCYSYSSEFSPTHSPIQGRHNMFSGPGSAGGYNGSPLHHSVLYKPMLDNEQALKLTTGQEESIFDGDHLPSPGISRQQLINSPCPICGDKISGFHYGIFSCESCKGFFKRTVQNRKNYVCLRGAACPVTIATRKKCPACRFEKCLQKGMKLEAIREDRTRGGRSTYQCSYTIPGNILGSQTLAGLGGPDGGGGNGGAGYGGYSVNSQRGLGPFGGPGGISAGLAGLAGQQLKIESPSDINSNSSHSIGHDSLSSGALKNNRPGIPQLLQEIMDVEHLWQYNATELARLNQPAPPVSAAAIAANPLLSSAGISSESSPDLIANLCNIADHRLYKIVKWCKSLPLFKNITIDDQICLLINSWCELLLFSCCFRSMATPGEIKISLGKSITLEQAKHSGLQTCIERMLNLTDHLRRLRVDRYEYVAMKVIVLLSSDTSELKESEKVRASQEKALQALQAYTLVHYPEMPAKFGELLLRIPELQRTCQVGKEMLTIKPKDGEEPSFNLLMELLRGEH; translated from the exons atGACCTCAACGGAGTCGCGAGGGAACGTCTCCGTGACGACGATCAACTGCGAGAACGACGGTAACTTTAATCCGGGCGGaagtagcagcagcagtagcatcAGTAGTAATAGCAGTAGCAACAGCAACAGTAGCAACAACACTCCGAGTGCCACCGGTGGCGGAAATGGCAGCGGAGGAGCGATTTTCGGCAATGTTGGTATCCGAATAACAGTGCCAAAAATGGAAGAATCGGATGAGTCTGATACGGAACTTTCCAATATTGAAAAGACGGCAAAGGTGAGCATGCGAGAAGATCGAGGAAAAGGACTTCCCCGGCCGATGTCCTGGGAGGGCGAACTGTCGGAATCGGAAGCCATGATAATTGACAATGAAAACAGCTCGAGTGGAATCCCGAAATCGGAACCGCTGGTAGTGACGAAGGAAGAGCCCTCGGGACCTGGCATCACGGAACCCCTAGCACTAACTGCGAATCACAGCAGCAGCGGCAGTCCCATTCCAAACCGATCCATCAAACCGGAAGTGGACATCCCACTGATCACTAGTAATCACAGCAGCGTCTCTTCCAGCTATATCAATTCCATTCCAACCAGCAACAGTAGCAGTAGTAGCATTAACTCTAAGAAACTTCCGGACATCATAAATCTTAAGTACGAGCACGGCGTCGCGGACAATCCTCCGGTAGCCCACTCGCCGCTCCTGGTTCGCTCAAAAACAACACTCCTCCCGGCCAACCCGAGTCCGGATTCCGCCATTCACTCGGTCTACACCCACAGCTCACCGAGCCAATCCCCTCTAACATCCCGACATGCCCCCTACACTCCCTCGCTGAGCCGGAACAACAGCGATGCATCACACAGCAGCTGTTACTCGTACAGTTCCGAGTTCAGCCCAACGCATTCGCCCATCCAGGGTCGGCACAATATGTTCTCCGGCCCGGGATCGGCCGGCGGCTACAACGGATCACCCCTGCATCACTCAGTATTATACAAACCGATGCTGGACAACGAGCAAGCCTTAAAACTTACCACCGGCCAGGAAGAATCGATCTTCGACGGGGACCACCTTCCATCTCCGGGAATCTCCCGGCAGCAGCTCATCAATAG TCCCTGTCCCATCTGCGGAGACAAGATATCCGGCTTCCACTACGGTATCTTTTCGTGCGAATCGTGCAAGGGCTTCTTCAAGCGAACCGTGCAGAACCGGAAGAACTACGTGTGCCTTAGGGGGGCGGCATGCCCGGTCACGATCGCCACCCGGAAGAAGTGTCCGGCCTGCCGGTTCGAGAAGTGCCTTCAGAAGGGGATGAAGCTCGAAG CTATCCGCGAGGATCGAACCAGGGGAGGTCGCTCGACGTACCAGTGCTCGTACACCATCCCGGGCAACATTCTCGGATCGCAGACGCTGGCCGGCTTGGGTGGTCCGGATGGCGGCGGTGGCAACGGTGGAGCAGGATACGGTGGCTATTCGGTAAATTCACAGCGGGGCCTGGGACCGTTCGGAGGTCCCGGTGGCATCAGTGCCGGCCTAGCGGGTCTAGCTGGCCAGCAGCTTAAGATCGAATCACCCAGCGACATCAACAGCAATTCGTCCCATTCGATTGGGCACGATAGCCTGTCGTCGGGCGCCTTGAAGAACAATAGACCAGGCATTCCACAGCTTTTACAg gaaaTTATGGACGTGGAGCATTTGTGGCAGTACAATGCAACGGAACTGGCCAGACTGAATCAACCTGCTCCACCGGTCAGTGCGGCGGCCATCGCCGCCAATCCGCTCCTGTCCAGCGCGGGCATCTCGAGCGAAAGCAGTCCGGATCTCATCGCCAATCTGTGCAACATTGCCGACCATCGGTTGTACAAGATCGTCAAGTGGTGCAAGAGTTTGccgcttttcaaaaatattacc ATCGACGATCAAATTTGTCTGCTGATCAACTCTTGGTGTGAGCTGTTGCTGTTCTCCTGCTGCTTCCGTTCGATGGCAACACCGGGGGAAATCAAGATTTCACTTGGTAAATCGATCACGCTGGAACAGGCTAAGCACAGTGGTTTacag ACTTGCATCGAACGAATGCTCAATCTAACGGATCACCTGAGGCGCCTTCGGGTCGACCGGTACGAGTACGTGGCGATGAAGGTGATCGTGCTGCTCTCGTCGGATACCTCCGAGCTGAAGGAATCGGAGAAGGTTCGGGCGAGCCAGGAGAAGGCTTTGCAGGCGTTGCAAGCCTACACCCTGGTGCACTATCCGGAGATGCCGGCCAAGTTTGGGGAGCTTTTGCTGCGGATCCCGGAACTGCAACGGACTTGTCAG gtCGGCAAGGAAATGTTGACGATAAAACCGAAGGACGGCGAGGAACCCTCCTTCAATTTGCTGATGGAACTGCTCCGTGGTGaacactag